In one window of Pseudodesulfovibrio sediminis DNA:
- a CDS encoding PAS domain-containing hybrid sensor histidine kinase/response regulator — MNSECFQGLYTAIGDGLVYTDTVGRILKVNPAFCSIVGFSESEMRGRTILDFTSQSDREEEKQRILACMNSDCRSGEYEKRLIHREGRQIPLKVQFWVDRDEKGVALGMWSVVRNMTSQRAAEEQATRSRLQYLFMTDNAEDVIWAVDQTMMYTYISPSVERLRGFTPDEVIGSSFKESMTDASFRVVSDALARGFAARARGAAEIVDRFEIELRCKDGGTIWVESVAKAMLDESGVWIGIVGSTRDISDRKRMEEKLKESQQFMRALLDAPVEAVGLFSTEGTTLVANMKMAQFLGTSMEAMSGQSVYPFFQPQLQEIIQKAFDDAVESGESIEVESVHSGRIVAATVYPLVEEGVVSSLAVFAKDVTDVRFAEETRKKTQEKYKLIVETANEGILGMDADQRITYANAIFADFIGCDVMEIIGQPLTQYIAIDEHTKNENRLALRKLGERARYDCKFRRKDGVEVWGLVSATPLAAEDGSVLGAFAMVADITDVKQAHQRLITILDGIDADIFVSDLETNEILFMNAHLDARFGPYQDGLTCHALFYNQNVRCQDCPKPRLLDKDGLPSETVVSEKYNPKLNIWSLNHDRTIEWLQGQRVHMHMGADITELKTIAEELQVAIGKTKAASLAKNEFLANMSHEIRTPLNGLLGMLQLLQLSPLDDDQSKSLNTALGSGRNLLQILNDILDISKVESGKLELEEQYFELGDVLDSVVSIFKPTAEKRGVNVSWAIDESLPRQFMADKGRLRQILFNLVGNATKFTEEGAICVEAYPIQSTLDHEAPHIFFRVKDTGIGIPEEKIDNVFDPFTQADGSITRKYQGTGLGLGIVHRLVLLMGGTISVSSEVGKGTVIAFTIKAKLDLRNQKMHVRELVPKERKAAYSILVAEDERVNQLVVQRLLEKNGHSVRCVFSGEEAVEVLQTETFDLFLTDIQMPGLDGVETTRIIRQDLGLTFPIVALTAHAMKGDQERYIGAGMDGYVAKPFELNELRAEIERVMTRVVPKSK; from the coding sequence ATGAATTCCGAATGCTTTCAAGGTCTCTACACGGCTATCGGCGATGGCCTTGTCTATACGGATACCGTGGGAAGGATTCTGAAGGTCAACCCTGCCTTTTGCTCCATAGTCGGTTTCTCCGAAAGCGAAATGCGAGGACGGACCATACTCGACTTCACATCGCAGTCTGACCGGGAAGAGGAGAAGCAGCGTATTCTGGCCTGCATGAACAGCGACTGCCGATCCGGCGAGTACGAGAAACGGCTTATTCACCGGGAGGGCCGCCAGATCCCGCTCAAGGTCCAGTTCTGGGTGGACCGGGACGAGAAGGGTGTTGCCCTGGGCATGTGGAGCGTTGTCAGGAACATGACCAGCCAGCGGGCTGCCGAAGAACAGGCGACCCGCTCCAGATTGCAGTATCTGTTCATGACCGACAATGCCGAGGACGTTATCTGGGCTGTCGATCAGACAATGATGTATACGTACATCAGCCCTTCGGTCGAGCGTCTTCGTGGTTTCACTCCCGATGAAGTTATTGGCTCGTCTTTCAAGGAATCGATGACCGATGCGTCCTTCCGCGTCGTCAGTGACGCCCTTGCCCGGGGGTTTGCCGCACGAGCGCGCGGGGCGGCAGAGATTGTTGATCGTTTTGAAATCGAACTCAGGTGCAAGGATGGCGGCACCATCTGGGTGGAGAGCGTGGCAAAAGCCATGCTGGACGAGTCCGGCGTATGGATAGGCATTGTCGGGTCCACCCGTGATATCTCCGACCGCAAGCGGATGGAGGAGAAGCTCAAGGAGAGCCAGCAGTTCATGCGCGCTCTGCTCGATGCTCCGGTCGAGGCGGTGGGGCTGTTCAGCACGGAGGGAACGACGCTTGTCGCCAATATGAAGATGGCGCAGTTTCTGGGGACGTCGATGGAAGCCATGTCAGGACAGTCTGTCTATCCGTTTTTTCAGCCACAGTTACAGGAGATCATCCAGAAGGCATTTGATGACGCCGTGGAGTCCGGGGAGTCTATCGAGGTCGAGAGTGTGCATTCCGGCAGGATTGTTGCCGCCACTGTATATCCCTTGGTCGAGGAGGGAGTCGTGTCTTCCCTGGCAGTGTTTGCCAAGGATGTCACTGATGTCCGCTTTGCCGAAGAGACCCGAAAGAAGACGCAGGAAAAATACAAGCTCATCGTCGAGACCGCCAATGAGGGGATTCTCGGAATGGATGCCGATCAGCGCATCACCTATGCCAACGCCATTTTTGCGGATTTTATCGGGTGCGATGTCATGGAGATCATCGGACAGCCTCTTACCCAATATATCGCGATAGATGAGCACACGAAGAACGAGAATCGTCTGGCCCTGCGCAAGCTGGGCGAGCGCGCGCGGTATGATTGCAAGTTTCGGCGCAAGGATGGCGTTGAGGTCTGGGGGCTGGTCTCGGCCACCCCTCTGGCGGCCGAGGATGGGAGCGTTCTGGGGGCATTCGCCATGGTCGCCGACATCACGGATGTGAAACAGGCGCATCAACGGCTGATTACCATTCTTGACGGCATTGATGCGGATATCTTCGTGTCTGATCTGGAAACCAATGAAATTCTGTTCATGAACGCCCATCTGGATGCCCGCTTCGGCCCATACCAGGATGGATTGACCTGTCATGCACTTTTTTACAACCAGAATGTCCGGTGTCAGGACTGTCCCAAGCCCAGACTGTTGGACAAGGACGGCCTCCCTTCGGAAACCGTAGTCTCGGAAAAGTACAACCCCAAGCTGAATATATGGTCGCTCAACCATGATCGGACGATCGAGTGGTTGCAGGGGCAACGCGTGCACATGCATATGGGGGCTGACATCACGGAGCTCAAGACCATAGCCGAAGAACTTCAGGTCGCCATTGGCAAGACCAAGGCCGCCAGTCTGGCCAAGAATGAGTTCCTGGCCAACATGAGCCACGAGATACGAACGCCGCTTAACGGGCTGCTTGGCATGCTTCAGTTGCTGCAGCTCTCTCCGCTTGATGATGACCAGTCCAAGTCGTTGAATACAGCACTTGGTTCCGGGCGGAATCTGCTCCAGATTTTGAATGACATATTGGATATTTCCAAGGTGGAGTCCGGCAAGCTGGAGCTGGAAGAACAATATTTCGAATTGGGAGACGTACTGGATTCCGTTGTCTCCATTTTCAAGCCCACTGCAGAAAAGAGAGGGGTAAACGTGAGCTGGGCCATTGATGAATCCCTGCCTCGCCAGTTCATGGCGGACAAGGGACGGCTCAGACAGATACTGTTCAACCTGGTGGGCAATGCGACCAAATTCACCGAAGAAGGGGCCATTTGCGTTGAAGCCTACCCCATTCAGTCTACCCTGGACCATGAGGCCCCTCATATCTTTTTCAGGGTTAAGGATACGGGCATCGGCATTCCCGAGGAAAAGATTGATAACGTGTTTGATCCGTTTACCCAGGCGGATGGGTCCATCACGCGCAAGTATCAGGGAACCGGTCTCGGCCTCGGGATAGTGCACAGGCTGGTCCTGCTTATGGGGGGCACTATCTCCGTCAGTTCCGAGGTGGGCAAAGGGACTGTCATAGCGTTCACCATCAAGGCCAAGCTGGATTTGCGGAACCAGAAAATGCATGTCCGGGAGCTCGTTCCAAAGGAACGCAAGGCGGCATATTCCATTCTTGTTGCCGAGGACGAACGGGTCAACCAGCTCGTTGTCCAACGGCTGTTGGAAAAGAACGGACATTCGGTTCGTTGTGTGTTTAGCGGAGAAGAGGCCGTGGAAGTGCTCCAAACGGAAACGTTTGATCTTTTCCTTACCGACATTCAGATGCCCGGTCTTGATGGTGTCGAGACCACCCGGATCATTCGTCAGGATCTCGGATTGACGTTTCCCATTGTGGCGCTTACGGCCCACGCCATGAAAGGCGATCAGGAGCGGTACATCGGTGCGGGAATGGACGGATATGTGGCCAAGCCGTTTGAACTCAATGAATTGCGGGCCGAGATCGAGCGGGTCATGACCCGGGTCGTTCCCAAGTCGAAATAA